The Candidatus Latescibacterota bacterium genome segment GAAGTCACCGACCATATATGTGTCCTTCTCGGGCATCCAAGGACATGTCCTCACGGGAATGCCATTCCGATGGGAAAGTGTTGCATTACATCGGAAAGGAATGTGGAATCTGCCGTCGTTCCTCTCGACTCGCTGAAATGCGGTGAGACGGGAAGGATCCTGTACATGACTACCAAAAAACATGAGAGACTCGACCGGCTTACTTCGCTGGGCCTGTTTCCCGGCCGACATGTAAGGATCCATCAGAGAGAGCCTCTCTTCGTTATATTCATAGGGGAGACCCAGCTGGCCCTCGACAAGCAAATCGTTAGCGATATTTTTGTGATAAGATCAGACTCCGGAGATACGGAATACGGAACTTCCGGCTCCTGAGCGGCCCGGACTGGAACTGAATGGTACCTGACGATAAAAATAGAGACAAGATTCTCCTGGTCGGCAATCCCAATGTCGGCAAAAGTGTCATCTTCTCATACCTGACTGGTAAATATGTCGTGGTCTCGAACTATCCGGGGACCACGGTGGAAGTCTCGACGGGTCACCATGGATCCAGAAGCGGACCGGAAGTGATCGATACTCCCGGCGTCAACTCTCTCTTCCCCGCAAGCGAGGATGAAAAGGTCACAAGGGATATAATCTTCGCTAATCCCGGCGCCACCGTCGTACAGGTAGTAGACACCAAGAATATCTACAGGGCACTGATGCTTACAACACAACTGGCTGAAGCCGGATGCAGGATAGTGCTTGTCCTGAACATGGTTGACGAGGCCAGGCAGAGAGGTATCCGGATCGATGTAGCCGGACTTTCCGAAATGCTCGGCGTAGAGGTGATCGAGACCGTAGCTGTGGAGAAGCGGGGACTTTCGAAGCTTACTTCACTCATTGATGGTGGAGATGCTCGTGTACCCACTGTCAGTGTCGGGTATTCGAGTTCGATCGAACAGTCGATTACCAGGTCAGTAGCGGATGTGGAAGGACTTGGAAAATACAGCCGCTTCGGAATACTTTCCCACATCACGGGCGACGATGGATATTTCAGGGAAGATCCATCGGTAGATCAGGAAGCGCTACAGGCTTCTTCGATAGACTGCGCGGATCAGGCAGAAAAATATTCCGAGCCTCTTTCGTATATAATCGCGAAAACCAGGAAAAAATCGGTAGACGTGATATTCGAATCGGTCGTCAGGAAGGAGAGGGGACTCCTCAAGACCAGTGCCGGCTGGCTGAGAAGAT includes the following:
- a CDS encoding metal-dependent transcriptional regulator, with the translated sequence MNDKNRCILGANRICIHDPTDEILEAVWVLGEKGLKTGYDEIIERDRRGVISRQLIDLVSSQGWLVENDGIFRFTDTGKERGKDVIRRHRLAERLLTDVLNVSNESEMETDACRFEHVLSPEVTDHICVLLGHPRTCPHGNAIPMGKCCITSERNVESAVVPLDSLKCGETGRILYMTTKKHERLDRLTSLGLFPGRHVRIHQREPLFVIFIGETQLALDKQIVSDIFVIRSDSGDTEYGTSGS